The window GGACTTTGCCTTGAGCCGCAGACATTTCCAAATGCGCCAAATGAACCCTCTTTCCCATCTGCAAGACTTAATCCAGGCGAAAAATACAGCCACAAGATTGAGCTACACTTTGGTGTTAGATAATTGAAGATTTTAAAAGGTAGATTTTAGATTGGGCATTACTCCAATTCTGAATCTACCTTCTATTTTTTTGTTAAAGCCTGACAGACTCTCCAAATCAAGCTACTCCTTTAAAATCTAAAATCTAAAATCTAAAATCTAAAATCTAAAATCTAAAATCCTCAAACCGGGTCAACCCCCTCGGTTGTCATTACCACTCTTTTCAAAGTACCATCCGGATTATAATAGAGGTAGTCTATGCAAACAGACCTTCTAAAGCTTCCTCCATCTGTTGGGATACTGCCATTGTGATAGATAAAATAGTCTTTTCCTTTAAATTCTATGATTGCTTGGTGGTTGGTGTTTGAATTTCCAGCAACTTCATTTAAGATTCCTTTGTATTCCCAAGGCCCTGTGATGCTCTTGCTCATGGCATAGGCTGTTTTTTCTGGAAATTGATACGCGTATGTTAGATAATACCAGTCACCTTTCTTGTGAACCCATGGCGCTTCTGTGAAGTTGGGAAGTGGAATTTGATTGATTTCGCCATCAAGTTCTATCATGTTTGGTTTTAATTTGGCCCAATAAGCGATCGTATTTCCCCAAAACACATAAGCTTCTCCATCATCATCAATGAATACCGCTGGATCAATATCATCCCAACTGATTTCAGTATCTGTAGTCATGTCGTTGGTGATCAATGCTGAGCCTCGTGCATCTTTCCAAGGGCCGATCGGTGAATCTGCCACTGCAATTCCAATTGCTTTGCCAGGGATTTCTTTGTGTGTGACAGTCACAAACCAATAGAATTTACCGTCTTTTTCAATCGTATGGGCTGCCCAAGCATCGCCAGACGCCCAATCAAATG is drawn from Belliella baltica DSM 15883 and contains these coding sequences:
- a CDS encoding glycoside hydrolase family 43 protein: MKNFKGKINLALAGLIITLAACTEPTTQESESQAAESTSIERVGNPIITHKYTADPAVLVHNDTVFLYVGHDEAPARKEFYEMHEWLIFSSTDMVNWEERAALNVVETFDWASGDAWAAHTIEKDGKFYWFVTVTHKEIPGKAIGIAVADSPIGPWKDARGSALITNDMTTDTEISWDDIDPAVFIDDDGEAYVFWGNTIAYWAKLKPNMIELDGEINQIPLPNFTEAPWVHKKGDWYYLTYAYQFPEKTAYAMSKSITGPWEYKGILNEVAGNSNTNHQAIIEFKGKDYFIYHNGSIPTDGGSFRRSVCIDYLYYNPDGTLKRVVMTTEGVDPV